DNA from Musa acuminata AAA Group cultivar baxijiao chromosome BXJ1-5, Cavendish_Baxijiao_AAA, whole genome shotgun sequence:
GAAGACAAAATCTACATTCCTTTGAAAAACTGGGTACGGATGGAGTGGGGCAATACTGTTTGGTATTCACTGCAAAGGCAGGTCAATAAAATAACAACTTCCTTTAGTTTCAATATTTTTGAACTTTGGAAGTTACTTGCAGTATCTAGCTAAGATCTGTGGTTGGAGTAGTGGTTTCTTTGAATGACGTATATTGAAATagttctttgttttctttttttactttaatGTGGCTTCTCCTATATCTTTGTTATCCTGTATCAGGTTCAGTTAGCATAAGCATATTCTTTTTGGTAGTCCATCTTAAGGATAACATTCATCATGTTGAACCTTTTCTCATCATCATGTTTTAGTGCTGTCATTCAACCAAATGCTTGATCAACTTTGCTTGCCACTTCTGTGAGGTTCACAGTGACAACTGTTTGTTAACTGATCAGGGCACCATGGATAGCTATCGCCACAAAATTGACATGCATAAGaactaaaatatttcaatttccTACTGCAAGGATGTGCTGATATGTAAGAATAGATGCCCTTTTGTTAAGGGAATTTAAGCATTAGATGTTCTTATCATCACTGTTAAAATGGAGGCATGGAAAATTTAGGTTCATCCAAATACAAACAACCTCAGATTCAAAATGTCCGGCTGCCTAgtgatttttttttccccttgcTTGTTAATTAAATGAATTAGATTTCTGTTTATTTCTTCACCTAAATAGTAAGACTGAAATGTTATTCTGGAGACTCATTTACAAACACAATGGTTGTCCTACCCTGTTTATTCACCTGCAGATGATGCATTGCATCTTTTGTTAGCAGTGCATGAACTAGACATCAAGAATAATTTCTGTGTTGTGTCTGAATCATGTCAATTAGCTTGCAAGTTGTCATAGAATCAAACTTTTTACCCTGAAAAGGCCTTTCCCATTACGAGAGCAGTTATGGGGCTTGGTGGCTTGCATTCTTTTTGGGCTACAAAGCATAACTTTATTAGTCTAAAGCAAGATAGTTGTTTGACCGTAAGCTAGCAGACATGACAACTGAACAACCCCCACCCACTCCTTTACTAAAGTAAAGATGAGAATCATATTGTATTGATGCAGGAATGACCCAAGAAAACCGAAGTCAGCCCCCCTCCATTATAGAAAACAGAGTGGGTTTagccaaaaaaaaatttcttaggtAGATAAAGCTAATTTTTTATGTCAGGGATACAGCTTTCCTATCAGCACATTTAGAGGCTAGTCTGTATGACACATTCTTTGCAACAGACCATTTAAGAAATAAGGGAAAAAGGACAGAATTTAGAGGGCACGGCTATAATTGTATCTTATACTTTGCTTTTTTTTAGTGTTCTACCAATCAATAGTAAAAGTAATACATGGAGGAGGTTTTTATTGAGACGTCCTGGTGATTAGCATACTGTTTGATAAGCATTAGATTAGAGTCCATGCTAAAGATAGGGAACAGAATAATGGTAGTTGAAAGATCTTATATACTAAGAAAGCTTTCGCATTGGATGGTTTTACTACCGAAGATAGGGAACATGCTTATTGCCAGCATTTAAAATTACTGCATTGAATTTAATGTGGTCGTAATTGTTTTATTTTTGTTCCAACCCATTGCAGTATCTTATTAGTCTCTTATTTTGAAATCATAATACCTTGTCGGCTGAATGATGCTATAGGAAACTGTTTAAATATTCTTTTTATGATATGGGACTTCAAAtctcaaataaatcttttaactTTTGCAGACTTTGAGACCAGTTGTAAGACCTACACCTCAATTTGTTCAGACTAAAAAGATGCAGTTTTTTGTCTTTCTTGTTCTGATTAGATATTCGTCACTTTTATCATAATGTACGACCTCCTCCATGTACAGAGTCCAACAATGCCATTCCCAGCAGGACCTTATGCAGTTGTCGGCTGCGCTCATCAGGGTCGTGTGCATATCTCAGACCATGGGAGTAAGTGTTTTGTTGCTTCGAGTAGGCACGAGACTTTGATTTCTTCACTTTTTAGAAACAGAGTaaggaaaaaagagaaagaaataaataATCGTAGTGaaagataatataaatataatcctTCAATATGTTAGAATGGTATTTTGCAATTTTGGTGCTTCGATACTTGAGTGGCAATATTGAAAAATGGCACACCCACACTAATGAAAACATGATACAACGGAGGAGGTGTACGTGTATATTAGGGGATGAAAGTGGGATGGTCGAGATTTTATGTTCTCATACgcaatttatattgaaattttatttattttgatatcaaaattttattatccaAACTCTTTCGAATATCTATGTAAAGATCAATTCTATCTGTATCCACAGTCAAGAATAACATTATAATCCGCCAAAATTCTGATCTTGTTGGCGCTTTGATATTCTAAAACCCTATAGATATTTATTTTGGCAATCAAGAAGGAACAGCACCAGTGGTCTAGTGGTAGAATAGTACCCTGCCACGGTACAgacccgggttcgattcccggctgGTGCAGTTAATGTTTTTTTCCGTTGGTGTTGATTGATAGACAATTAACTTTCTTTTCAAATACTATAGAAGATTAGTGATCCCAACAACAATATCACAGCACCAGTGGTCTAGTGGTAGAATAGTACCCTGCCACGGTACAgacccgggttcgattcccggcCGGTGCATGTGTTTTTGGTTATCAACCGTTGCCTTTGTTGGTGCGGAATAACGGGAAGAGTGAAGGGGTGGGCGGGAGCAAGGACACCACATCATTCAGAGAACCTCCCCGCATTTTGCGGGCGACACTCGACATGGGCCCCTCTACGTACCCCCTACCGTCGCTTTTCCCGCGCGCTCCGCCAAAGCCTGTTTCGGACCCCACGCCCACAtcccatcatctctctctctctctctctctctcgctctcgatGCCGTTCTATTGTTATTTTCCCTTTTCCTTCGTGTACTCCCTTCTTTTTAGGGCACTGAATGGGAAGTAACAGACTTCGACCCTGCGGGATCCGTCTCTGGGGATGTTGCTGATTCTTTTAGAAGTTAGCTCATTGCGAACCTTACTTAGAATGTGGAATGCTTTTGCTTATGTCCACTTCAAGGAAGACGATGATGGTTGGAGTAAACTTCCCTCTTATCCAAATATATCCGGTAGCTGTAAGAAGAATCCTTCTGCTCGAGGAGGCTTCTTGGTTTAACAGCTACCTCCATTTGGCCATCCGACTTGCAAAGCTGGGTCATATTCCAGTAGCTGTAAAAATCCTTATGCTCGAGGAGGCTGGCTCTCTTATCCGTGTACATCACTGTAAAGACAACTCATAGGACATGCATGAGGAACGAAGGATTTGTGCTGCTACTTCTATGGCTTCATCAGGGTCCTCAACCAAACAGTATCAGAACTTCGATGACCAGGGAAGGGGAGTGTGTAGGTGATGTTAGATGATTACCAATTCTAAAAGGCATGCTCAGTCCCTCACACAACAATCTCTACACTACCAGCACAAGAACCCTTGTCACTgcaacaaaatatactttaggcTGCAGTTTTTACCAAAGAATCACTTCAGGAGAGAACTTGCGattccaagagagagagagagagagagagagattattttCATATATCCAATCACCTGTTGATCCACTAATACTTCAAAATGGAGAAGGTCCACCAAAACAGCACCCAAGTACGTCTAGAGATCTTTCCAGTGATAACATAACCATGGAAATTTGACTCGGGTGCTGATGGACATGTCCTTGAGAACCCTTTTTGCATTAGGTGGGTTAAAATCAGTCGAAGATATATTTTGAGACATGTCTTCATCGATCAGATGCACATTCAATTTGGTCAATGTAATCGCTGCAGTTACTTTTTAATGCAACTTTTAGCCAAATCATTGATTTCCAAGTCGACTGTAATCGATTGCATGGACTGAGTTCAAAAAAAGCTTCCCCGAGTGCTACAAACTCCTTTTTTGAGCTAacctccaatatatatatatatatatagactgaTTCTTTTCCTTCCAACTTATTTGAGCTAACTGTGTTCAGATGTTACACCACTGAACTCTTCTTTCCAGCATCATCTAGAGAGCAAAGGGATCTGATGGTGCTACTCAAATTACAAGCTTTGACATATTCCTTCTACGTTGGCTAGGCTGAGTCTGAAGGCCACTTATAAGAATCCATTTCAATTCAATTGTTAACTAGTGATAGATATATCATCACAACAAGGAAGGTGCCACTTGAACTCTGTTGATGACACACTCATCACTTGGAAATCACATCTCTTTGCCTTCATCCTCAGGTTCTCTCTGACTATGAAACCCACTTGAATTCTTCATGTGTAGGTTATTTTGATTCAAAAAAGTATATTATATTGGCCCAAACTGCAGTTGTCTTGATGGACTCACTCAAAGAATGCACAACTTTCTCCTGACAAACATTTCGCATTCAAAGAGAGCGGACTGCTTCTCAAGGTTCAATCTAATTTAGATCATTAGGAATAAAAAATGTAGTTCTGCTATGATCCATTGGTTCTTCCTTCCTTCTTCAACTTTTACGAACCAAGTGCAGGGAAAGGACCACTCAAATTTGTGTCTTTTCTTTATGCGATGGCAAGCTATGCTTAGGCAATGAACCCTATCGATTGGTTACCACTATCTCAGTATATAACAAATACTATTGTTACATGTTCCAAGGATATCTTTTCAATCTGTAGCAGGTGGCAATGAGGTTGAGCTTGGAAAAGCAAGTGATACCAAAGTGGGGGAATCTAATGGATCCAAGAGTGttttttattgttgttattattattattagtggaTGCAATGATTTCACTGTTAGGGTTGATGGACTTGAAGGTTTTCCATTGGAATGCTACATCCAAGTTGCCATTGATTAATCAAATATTAGGTGGAATAAAGTAAGTAGTTCATGTGATCCATGTGAAGCTGAGGTGTCCTCATTTGTGAACACCATCAATTATGCATTTCTTTGACGAGAAACTATCCATGTTTGCTCAGCAGAGAGATCAAATGTTGACTGTTTCTATGGTCGAAAAGTTAGTCATCGCTGATTAGAACAAGATCTACTAGTTTTTGATGTCTCCATTGCTCTTGATTCATATTATACATACACTGAGGCATGAAGATTAGTATCATATGACCTGTTCATGCTAGATTATTACTGTAGCTTATCACAGCTTTTCTTAAACCCAAGTGAGGAACCATTCATTCATTTGCAGTCACAGGAATCAAGAGGTTTGTGAATCTCTCTCTTACTCCTCGAGAATGCAATAtaataatgattaaaatattatattagaaaattaatataagatttaatGTGGTTCGATAATTTTTATCTATTCTATGTTAATAGAGAAAatcaaattcttcatcacataagATCAATTACAATACTCTTTGAGTTATCCTCGGTGAAATACAAATTTTTATTCCTCTCAAGAAACTCAGTGATATCAAAAATATTCCTCGCATATTGTTCTTTCCTTATCAAAACTTAGAATAACCAAATCCTAATTGTCGAGATTTTCTTTCTCCACTACAACTCCTTCTCGTTCTAGAATTTCTTATCATTTTAAGATATTTGACTATAGAAATCACAAAATACTTATCGATTCTACCGGCATGAAAGAGATAGGAAGACTACAACTCTAAGAGTAACAAGCATCACTCGGAGAAGAAGGTAAATAAGGTAGGTGTGGTAAACTTATGGCATGGAAAACAAGTTAGCTTCACAAAATTATGCATTGAATCTTTTGGATCCCTATATATGATGCGACAAATTATCCTAGAAGATAGATTATGAGACATATTTGGTCCACATTAGCAGCAGTAGATTAATATATCTTCCACGAAAACATGGCGTGGAACACAAGTCATCGCAATTGGCCTTCGATATGGCATCTACGCATCTTTTGACCAtgtaaaaaatgatgatttattattGATTAAGAGAGACTTTTCAACACCACCATCTTCTAAAGTGCGCCTTTGGGGAAACTATCCTCCTATTGATGATCTTCACTTATTTGAGGCATCAACATTAACAAAACGATTTTTAGATTAATTAGCAATTTTTAATGATCATTATGTGGAATTCTCTGCCCTCAATCTCTcaagctttttcttcttctttttagttaGTTAGTTGCCACTCTTCACTCTGTGTCAATAGCTAgcttatttggattgagagattAGGTTTAAGCATTATACATTGGCAAATGAAGTCACTTATTATCAATGAAAAATCTAGGATTATTTTCAGTGAGCAATGAATACTGTTTCAAGATAAATTGCATACTAAAATTCTTTTTTGTTTACTGTTATGTGGTATGCCTTTGTAATGTAGAAAATACATgggttatacatatatataccccAATAGAATATACGATCGAGCgagataattaaaaattaaacattaGGTTGTGTTTTGGGTATTGCACTGAGATAATGGACCGATAATTACCGGAAAAAAATAACAAAGCATTGTAGTAATGACAACAGATTAAAATGACTCTCTATTAGTGCAACAAATTTGACCAAATATTTTATTAGCTCTTTGAGGTTGTGATGTGCTGCATATTTTTCCCTGGAAAACACCCTTTTCACTGTAATTGTGAAAGCTGTAATCTTGTATGTGTTTGCCTTAGTCCAGCAGTAAACAATTGCCCACATCCTCTTCTCTTGTTTGGAAAAGTCTGATCCATTGTTCTATCTTTGTTCAAATGCaagaaaaatggatttcaaatgtATACAACATTATAATTAGTGACATATACTCCTACTGGGGTGCATATATTTCTACAAGTAGATTTGTGTCAAGTATCAATCATACTTGTCAACCTAGCAATAATGATGCAGCTCCAGTGGCCCTAATGATTGACCATAAGAAGAAAATGAGCATCAGTGAAGAGTAATAATATATGTAGAACACAACATGCAATACTCAACAGTAGTTCTCAAGTGATTCCTGTTTTGCATATCAAACTATACAATGGTGGCATCCACCATGGTTTCATAGCTTAATCAAAGAGTTGCTCGAGACAGACcttgaagcagcagcagcagcagcagcagctgttcTTCCAGCTTTCCCAATCTCTCCTGCTTATTAGCTATGGTACAACGTAATTGTAGGCTATGCTAAGCTAGTAAGGGCATCTAAGCTGCCACCAACACCATCGTTGCACGCCACCACATCCGAGGAAACAGAAGCCAAAAGCTCCAAGGAATACCGTCATACACCATGGAAGCAAAGAGAAGCTTCTCTTTCGTCGTCCTCCTGCTAAACTAGTATGGCGGGGGGCGCGCATGAGCCCACGCGAGCGCGTCGTGGCCGAGCTGCCCGCCGTTGGGCATTAGATTCGGCGGCAAGCTGTACATGTTGAGCAACGATGGATCGGGCAACCCACCCGTGAGTGAGCTCGGCAATCCGGCGTTGGCGCCTGCGGCTTCGTCTTCCTCCTCGAGTGGCAGCCTCTCGTAGGTAGCGGTAGCGAACGTGGCGGCGACCACCATGACAGGCCCCGTCGCGATGAGCGaccccacgacggtgccaccgacCACCTGGCCCTGACCGCCGGCGAGGTAGACGGCCAGGCCGCTGGTCCCCGGCGGGGCTGGACCCGGCAGGAACGTGCCGGTGAGCGACAGGATCTCGAAGCGGCCATGCAGGGCGACGACGGAGCCGGGTGCGGCGGGCTGGCGGAGCGTGACGTTGGCGACTGCACCGGCGCCGCTGAGCACGCTGACGCCGCACTGCCGGCGGCGCGCGTACTGCGCGATGCAGTCGGCTACGTCGGCCCCGGCGGCCACCTCCATCACGTGGCTGCGGAGTGCGTTGGGGCTGTCGCGGGTGATGAAGATCGGCGGCTTCGGCTTGTTCTTTGATCCAGgggggcgcccgcgggggcggcgGCTGCCGACCTCCACCGCCCCCTCTTTGGGGTCGTCGTTGTTGTCGCGGTCGTCCTCGTCGTCTGCTCGGGAGCCGAAGGGCTCGGTTCCCTTGGGCTGCATCTCGTCCTCCAGCTTTTTGCGACCGGAGGACGCCGGTTCAACTCTGGGAAGGCCCAGGTTCCCCGCCCACCAGGGGTTCGACATCTTGTCAGCTTAAAGCACCAGATCTACCAAcctacaactctctctctctctctctctctttctctctcttcctacTGCTTTTATGCGTTCCACTTCTGTGTACAATATACTAGAAGAGAGGCAAACTGAGAAAAGCTTCTGAAGATTTAACAAATtctctctttccctctctctctctctctctatctccctTTTCCTTctatctcttcctcttctctgtaTACTATACTAGAAGAGACGCAAACTTGAGAGAAGCTTCTTCTTTGGAGAAGACGAAGGAAAGTCTCTCTCTCCTTCGACTCCTCTTTTCCTGCTGCTGCTTCTATCTCTTCCACTCATCTGTACACCATACTAGAAGGGACGCAAACTGAGAGAAGCTTCTTCTTTGGAGAAGATCGAGGAGGAAGGTGGGAGCAAGAGGAAGCAGCTCGGAGTCAGTTTGTATGTCATCCACCGGAAGAGGCGAGGCAGAGGGAGGAGGGAATTGGGTTTGGTCTACATGATGGACAAGGAAGGAGGCAAGAAGAACCTTCAACATCTACTACCTAAAACAGAATTCCACGCCGATCTTCTCACACAGAGGAGGGCAGAAACGGGAGTTTGCCCTTTTCCTCTTCTTTCGGTCTACACAGAAGCAGCAG
Protein-coding regions in this window:
- the LOC135674279 gene encoding AT-hook motif nuclear-localized protein 20-like; its protein translation is MSNPWWAGNLGLPRVEPASSGRKKLEDEMQPKGTEPFGSRADDEDDRDNNDDPKEGAVEVGSRRPRGRPPGSKNKPKPPIFITRDSPNALRSHVMEVAAGADVADCIAQYARRRQCGVSVLSGAGAVANVTLRQPAAPGSVVALHGRFEILSLTGTFLPGPAPPGTSGLAVYLAGGQGQVVGGTVVGSLIATGPVMVVAATFATATYERLPLEEEDEAAGANAGLPSSLTGGLPDPSLLNMYSLPPNLMPNGGQLGHDALAWAHARPPPY